From a single Nostoc edaphicum CCNP1411 genomic region:
- a CDS encoding serine hydrolase has protein sequence MKSHLLAIGLSSLLLFAGQAKASRLQSWYFDSKQNQLHLTTTSGIQPKAFLLDNPNRLVIDLPGTSFNSDSVKKAFGNAVKEIRIGKLDSKTTRFVVELAPGYHIDSRNLSIKGDSRSHWIVKFNSFDRQTNNITGENRQDIAINSTDASTFAGVVNLGQEMQGISSQIRALLATYKSLNPGIFFLDLDTGNYIDINGEKRFAAASTIKFPLLVALFQEIDAGRIKLTDKLVMRRDLRVGEAGTMKYKPVGTKFSVLQTATLMMTISDNTATNMVLDRLGGTAKVNQRFRGWGLQNTAMQNLLPDIPGKNTTSSKDLVRLAALVSNNRLLSPNSRNQVLGIMRRVKTNSLLPAGIGKGATIAHKTGTLRFIIGDAGIIEMPNGKSYLAGILVQRPNHDRRAGDFVREVSRRVYNYLSQTRVSNIEPNSSERTP, from the coding sequence ATGAAATCACATTTACTTGCGATCGGTTTAAGCAGTTTGCTTCTATTTGCAGGACAAGCTAAAGCTTCACGATTACAGTCTTGGTACTTTGATTCTAAGCAAAATCAATTACACCTAACTACAACTTCTGGAATTCAACCAAAAGCCTTTTTATTAGATAATCCTAATCGATTGGTAATTGACTTACCTGGAACTAGTTTTAATTCAGATAGTGTTAAAAAAGCTTTTGGTAATGCAGTCAAAGAAATTCGGATCGGAAAACTAGATAGTAAAACAACTCGTTTTGTCGTAGAATTAGCTCCAGGCTATCATATTGATTCCCGTAATCTATCCATCAAGGGAGATTCTCGTTCTCATTGGATTGTAAAATTTAACTCATTTGACCGTCAAACCAATAACATTACTGGGGAAAATAGACAAGATATTGCCATCAATTCCACAGATGCTTCAACATTTGCGGGAGTTGTAAACCTTGGTCAAGAAATGCAGGGCATCAGTTCTCAAATTCGGGCGTTGTTAGCAACTTATAAATCATTAAACCCCGGAATATTTTTCTTAGATTTAGATACAGGTAACTATATAGATATTAATGGCGAAAAAAGATTTGCTGCTGCCAGTACAATCAAATTTCCCTTATTAGTAGCTCTTTTCCAAGAAATAGACGCTGGTAGAATTAAACTAACAGATAAGTTAGTGATGCGGCGCGATTTAAGGGTTGGTGAAGCCGGAACTATGAAATACAAACCCGTTGGAACTAAATTTAGCGTCCTCCAAACTGCTACCTTGATGATGACCATTAGTGATAATACCGCCACAAATATGGTTCTTGATCGTTTGGGTGGTACAGCAAAAGTTAACCAACGTTTTCGTGGCTGGGGATTGCAAAATACGGCAATGCAGAATTTACTTCCAGATATTCCTGGCAAAAATACAACCAGTTCCAAAGATTTAGTCAGATTGGCGGCGTTAGTTTCTAATAATCGTTTGCTATCTCCAAACAGCCGCAATCAAGTTTTAGGGATTATGCGCCGTGTCAAAACTAATAGTTTGCTACCGGCTGGTATTGGTAAAGGAGCTACCATTGCTCACAAAACTGGCACATTGAGATTCATCATTGGTGATGCGGGTATTATTGAAATGCCCAACGGTAAAAGCTATTTAGCAGGCATTTTGGTGCAAAGACCAAACCACGATCGCAGAGCTGGAGATTTTGTCCGTGAAGTTTCTCGCAGAGTCTACAATTATCTAAGCCAAACCAGAGTTAGCAATATAGAACCGAACTCTAGCGAGCGCACTCCTTAG